The Pseudodesulfovibrio cashew genomic sequence GCCAAGTGTGCCTCGGCCGCAGCGGCCATGCAGGAGGCGGAGGCGATCGCGTCCGCCGCCGGAAAGGTCATGGAGCAGAAGCGCGCCGCACTCAGTTCCTACGTGGCGGAGCTGGCCCAGGCCCGCGCCGGTGTCGCCGAGTTCGAGGCCGGCAACAACCGCGACAAGAGCGATCTGGAGCGGATGAAGAAGATCGCCCAGGCCGGGGCCGTGAGTCGTCAGGAATACGATCACGCAAGGGCTCAGGCCGCCGTGAGCCGGGCCAAGCTCAATTCCGCCCACAGGTTGGTGGAGACCCAGTCGGCCAGGACCATTCAGGCCCAGGCGGCCATCGGCGCGGCCGAGGATGAGCTTCACCAGGCCCAGGCCCAGGTGGAGATCAAGGCTGCCGACCTGCGGGAGGCCGAGGCCGAAGTGGAGCGCGCAAGACTCAATCTTTCCTATGCCCATATCACCGCCCCGTGCTCCGGCTACGTGACCAAGAAGACCGTCGAGCCCGGCGCGTACGTGCAGGTGGGGCAGCAACTGTTCGCCATAGTCAATTCCGATGTCTGGGTGGTGGCCAACTTCAAGGAGACGCAGATTTCCGACATGCGTCCCGGCCAGCCCGTGGAGATTGAGGTGGACGCCTATCCCGGGGTGCCCTTCAAGGGGCACGTGGACTCCATCCAGCGCGGTACGGGCTCCCGCTTCACGCTGCTTCCGCCGGAGAACGCCACCGGCAACTTCATCAAGGTGGTGCAGCGCGTGCCTGTCAAGATCGTTCTGGACGCCGAGGCAGGCAATGACGGCTACCTGCTGGCGCCCGGCATGTCCGTGGTACCCAGTGTGGACATCTCCGCCGGGTCCGGCGACGAGCGCATGAGCGCCCGGTCCGAACAGTCCGGCACGGCGGTCCGATAGCCCATGTCCCTCTTCAAGTCGCCGGAGGAGACCTCTCCTGCGGAGCGGTGGACTATCGCCTTCACCGTGGTCTTCGGGGCCTTCATGGCCGTCATGGACACCAGCGTGGTCAACGTGTCCATGCCGCACATGATGGGCTCCTTCGGCACGGACCTCTCGGCGGTTACCTGGGTTGCCACCAGCTACAGCATCGCCGAAATCATCATGGTCACCATGTCCGGGTGGTGGAGTGCGCTGCTGGGGCGGAAGAATTTCTACTTGGCCTCCTTCGCCCTGTTTACCGTGGGCTCGGTCCTGTGCGGCACGGCCACGACCTTTCCGCAGATGATCATCTATCGCGTGATTCAGGGCATTGGCGGCGGAGCGCTCATTCCGGTCTCTCAGGCCATTCTTCGCGAGACCTTTCCCCCGGCCCAGCAGGGCATCGCCATGGCGCTTTACGGCATGGGGGTGGTCCTGGCCCCCGCTCTGGGGCCCATCTGCGGCGGCTGGCTCACGGACATGTGGGGCTGGCCCTGGATTTTCTACATCAACGTGCCGGTCTGCGCCGTGGGCATGGTCCTGACCATGAAGTTCGTCCATGATCCGCCCTATCTGCGCAGGGGCATCCGCTTCGTGGACTGGCTCGGCATCGGTCTGCTCACCGTGTTCCTGACCGGTATGCAGGTGGTGCTTGAGCGGGGCCAGGAAGAGCAGTGGTTCGACTCTACCCTGATCCGCTACTGGACCGTGGCCACGCTGCTCTCTCTGGTGGTCCTGATTTTCTGGGAATGGCGCTGCAAGGAGCCTGTAGTCAACCTGCGGGTCTTCAAGGACAAGAACCTGGTCCTGGGCTCGGTCATGGGGCTCATCTTCGGCGTGTCCCTGTTCGGCACCACCTTTGTCCTGCCCCAGTTCACGCAGAAGATCCTCGGCTACCCCGCCTTCGAGTCCGGCCTGGCCCTGGCCCCGCGCGCCATGGTCCTGATGATCTTCATGCCCGTGGCCGGCTGGGCCTACCAGAAGGTCGGGGCCAAACCGCTGGTCATGGCGGGCATTACCATCATCGTGTGGTCCTATTATGACCTGATGCAGCTCAGTGTGCAGGCGGGCTTCTTCGACCTGGTTCCCCCGCTGCTGATCATGGGGGTGGGCATGCCGTTCATGTTCGTGCCGTTGAGCACGGTCTCACTGTGCACTGTGGACAGGAGTCTGGTCACGGATGCCTCCAGCATCTACACCCTGGCGCGCCGCGTGGGAGGCAACATCGGCTACAGCCTTGTGGCGGTCCTCCTGGACAGAGGCATCACCAGCCACCGCACCTATCTGGCCGACCATGTCAGCGCATTGGATCCCACCTCTCAGGAATACCTGGCCAAGCTCGCCCAGGCCTTGCAGGCAAAGGGCGCCAGCGCGCTCCAGGCTTCGCAACTGGCCCTCGGCCTGCTGGAAAAGAAATTGATGCGCCAGGCCACCATGCTTGCCTACAACGACATCTCTTTCATCTTCGGCTGCCTGTTTTTCCTGCTGGTACCCATGGTCTTCTATCTCCCCGGCAAGGCTCAGGTCCTCGCGCTGGCGGGAAAGAAAAAAAGTAAATCCTAGGGTAGTAGGTCGAGCCTAAAGTGTTTCCGACAGAAAAAGCCTTCCGGCTGACCGGAAGGCTTTTTTTGCGTGGTTTCACGTGTCGTGCGGGGGCCGTATTTCCTAATACATCAGCCCCGGCAGGAACAGGATGATCTGCGGGAACAGGAAGAGCAGTGCGATGCCCACGATGATCGAGAGCATGAAGGGCAGGATGCCCTTGAACACTTCCTCCAGGGTTACGTCCGGCGCAATCTTCTGGCACATGCCGTAGACCACGTAGACGTTGATGCCCACCGGCGGGGTGATCACGCCCATTTCAGTGACCAGGACGATTATGATTCCGAACCAGATAGGGTCGTAGCCCATGCCCGTGACCACCGGGAAGAAGACCGGGATGGTCAGCATGATCAGGGCCAGGGAGTCCATGAAGCAGCCACCGATGAAGTAGATGAGGATGATGGCCCCCATGATGGCGAACGGCGGCATGTCGAAGGCCGAGACCCAGTTGGCGATGTCGAAGGGAATGCGGGTCACGGCCAGGAATTTGCCGAAGACCACGGCGCCCGCGATGAGCACCAGCACCATGCAGGAGGTGCGCAGTGTCTCGTAGAGCGAGTTGACGAATCCTTCCCAGGTGAGCTGCCGTTTGACGGCGGCCAGGGCGAGCACGCCGATGACGCCGATGGACGCCGCCTCGGTGGGCGTGAACCAGCCCAGGAACAGGCCGCCGATGACCAGCACGAAGATGATGATGGTATCAATGAGGTTGGCCAGCGATTTGAGCTTTTCCCGGGTGGTGAAGGAGCCGCCCTTGGGGCCGAGGGCCGGATTCATCTTGCACTGGAGATAGATGCCGATGATGAACAGGATCGTGAGCAGGATGGCCGGGAGGATGCCGGAGACGAAGAGCGCGCCGATGGATTGTTCGGTGAGCACGCCGTAGATGATCAGCACCACCGAAGGGGGCATGATCATGCCCAGGCCGCCGCCCGAGGCCACGGACGCGGCGGAGAGGGAGTTGGCGTAGCCGTATCGCTTCATCTCCGGGATGCCCACGGTGGACATGGTCGCCGCCGTGGCCGGGCTGGAGCCGCAGACCGCGCCGAAGGCGGTGCAGGCCGAGACCGTGGCCATGGCCAGGCCGCCCCGGATGTCGCCCAGGAAATGGTAGGCCGTGTTGTAGAGCCGCCGCGAGATGCCGCTGTTGAAGGCGATCTGGCCCATGAGGATGAAGAGCGGGATGGTGGACAGCTCGTAGGAGGCGAAGGCGTCGTAGATGTTGCGGCTCATGAGGTTCAGCCCGCCTTTCCAGGAGGTCAGCAGGGAGAATCCCACGAAGCCGACCAGCATCATGACGAAGGCCACGGGCATGCGGGTCATGAAGAGGAAGACCATGATCGCGATGCCGATGATTCCGGCGGTAGTCGGGTCCATGCTACGCCTCTCTCTTCTTGAAGAATTTGATGATGTCCGCCAGCAGGCAGAGGGTGTAGGCGCAGAACCCGAAGGAGAGGACGTAGATGACCAGGTACTCGGGCAGCTCCAGGTTCATGGAGACCTCGCCGGACTCGGCCTGGCTCTGGGCGTAGAGGAACATGCGCCAGGTGATGATGGCGACCAGGGCCAGGGTCGCCGAGTTGGTCAGCAGCTTGAGGGCTTCGCGGGTGCGCCTGGAGAGGCGGCGGACCAGTATTTCCACGCCGATGTGGGATTTCTGATAGTGGGCGTAGGGCAGGGCGAACCCGACCACGATGATGCCGAGGATGCTTACGATCTCCTCGCTGCCGAAGATGGGCGTGTTGAACACGCCGCGCATGAACACGTCCGCGCCGGTGACCAGCGCCATGCCCATGAGGCATGTGGCCGCGATCTTGCGCATGACGCCTTCGAGTCTGTCGAGGAGTGATGGCTTCCGTTGCAGGGCTGCCTTGGTTGCTTCCATTTCCGTTTCGTTCCTTTACGCCCCGTTGGGCGAAAAAACAGGGCGGACCAGGTGGCCCGCCCCGTTGGGTTGCGTGGCTATTTCAATGTGGAGCGAGTGAACTCGAGAATGGCCTTGCCGTCAAGTCCCTTCTCGTCGGCTGTCTGCACGTAGCTGTCGAGCACGGGCTGGGCGGCCTTGACCCACTTGGCGGACTCTTCCGGTGTCAGGGAGACTATTTCGCCACCCTGGTCCTTGAGGAACTGTCTGCCGATGACGTCCGCATCATCCCAGGCCTGGGCGTGTTTCACAGCCCATTCCCTGTTGATCTCGCGGATGGTCTCCTGGGTCTTGGCGTCCAGGGAGTTCCATTTACCCTTGTTCATGACGATGAAGAAGACCGTGGTGTAGGCCACGTCGAATGAGTCTGTGCCGAACTTGCAGACCTCGCCGAGTTTGAAGGACTTGTTGGACTCGATGGGGTGCATGGAGCCGTCCACCACGCCCTTCTGCAGCAGCTGGTAGTTCTCGGACATGGACTTGGCCACGGGAGTGCCACCCAACGCCTTGACCAGCTTGGCGGAGTTGCCGGTGGAGCGGATCTTGAGGTTCTGCATGTCCTCAAGGGTCTTGACCGGCTTGTCGGTGGTGAAGAGCAGGCCGGGACCGTGGCCGTGGAAGTACATGACCTCGACGTCATCCAGCTCGGCGGGCTTGAAATGTTCATATACGGCGTTGGCAGTCGTCGTTGCCTGTGCCGCGGTCTTGTAGCCCATGGGCAGGTCCACGGCGGCCATGGTCGGGAAGCGGCCGCGCGAATAGGCCAGACAGGAGAAACCGACATCCGAGATGCCTTCCACGACGCCGTCGTAGCACTGGGGAGCCTTGGTCAGGGTCTGGCCGGGGTAGAACTGCACCTTGACCTCGCCGTTGGTGCGCTTCTCCACTTCCTTGCACCACTCGTCGGCCAGCTTGGCCTGGTGGTTGGTGGGCGGGAAGAAGGTGGAGTAGGTCAGGGTGACCTCGGCCTGGGCCAGGGAGGGCAGGGCCACGCAGAGCACGGCTACCGCCAGAAGCGTCGTCAGGGTTTTTTTCATCGATGTCTCCGGTGTTGCATTGTTCCGAGGAGAGAGGACTCTCCCGTATATGTGCTGGCCGCCCGCGCGGCCATATTCGCGCGGGCGGCCTAAGCTTCTCTATTTGGCCATTTCGGCCTCGATGAACTCGACGACAGCCTTGCCGTCGATGCCCTTTTCGGCGACGTTTTTCTCGTATTCACGCATGACCGGCTGGGCGGCTTTTGCCCAGCGGGCGGATTCCTCGGCGGACAGGGGGATGAACTTCCCGCCCTTTTCCAGGAAATAGGCCTTGCCTTCGGCGTCGGCCTCGTCCCAGGCCTGACCGTGCTTGAGAGCCCACTCGTCGTTGATCTCGCTGATGATCTTCTGGGTCTCGGCGTCCAGCGCATCCCATTTGTCTTTGTTCATGACCACGAAGAAGGTGGTGGTGTAGCCCACGGAGAAGGATTCGGTGCCGAACTTGACCACCTCGGCCAGCTTCCAGCCCTTGTTGGATTCCACCGGGTGGATGGAGCCGTCAACAACGCCTTTCTGCAGCAGTTGGTAGTTCTCGGACATGGATTTGGCCACGGGAGTGCCGCCCAGGGCCTTGATCAGCTTGGCGGAGTTGCCGGTGGCGCGAATCTTGAGGCCCGCGAGGTCCTCCATGACGGCCACGGGTTTCTCCGTGGTGAAGAGCAGGCCGGGGCCGTGGGCGTGGAAGTACATGGGTTGGACGTCGCTCAATTCCTTCGGGTCGAACTTCTTGTAGACCGCGTTGGCAACCTGGGTGGCCTGGACGCCGGACGCGTAGCCCATGGGCAGGTCTACGGCGGCCATGGTGGGGAAGCGTCCGCGGGAATAGGCCAGGCAGGACATGCCGATGTCGGAGATGCCTTCGACCACGCCGTCGTAGTTCTGTTTGGCCTTGGTCAGGGTGGAACCGGGATAGTAATTGATCTTGACCTTTCCGTCGGTGCGTTTTTCCACTTCCTTGCACCACTGCTCCGCCAGTTTGGAGTGGATGTGGGTGGGCGGGAAGAAGTTGGAATAGCTCAGGGTGACCTCGGCCCAGGCCAGTGAGGTCAGCGCCACGGACAGGGCGAAAAATGCGACAAGGGTCAGGGACAGCTTTTTCATGATATGGTTCCTTATTGAATTTATGAGGTTGCCGGCGGACAGCCGTCCTCCGGCCCGGAGCCTTTGATGGTGCCGTTCTTCAGGGCGAGTTCGATGGCCGCCTCGCGTATCTCCCGGAAGGTCAGGACATCGTTGTCCAGGGTGTGTTGGATGAGATAGCCCTCGAACAGGGCGGTGTTCAGGGCGCCGATCTTTTCCGGGGGGAAGTCGGTTTCCACGTGGTCCCGCACCAGGTCGGCGAAGATTTCGTTCGAAAGGCGGTAGATGGACTTGTTCATCAGCTTGCGAAGGATTTCGCTGGTGGCTGAGTAGACCGTGAACTCCAGGAAGATGCACGACCAGTTGCGGTCGTTGACGATGGTCTCCAGGAAGTCCCAGATGACGTTCATGGCTTCTTCCAGGTTGGAGGCCTGCTTCACCTTGGCCTCGCGGGCCTCTCGGTATGACTTGAGTTTCTGTTCAACGATGCAAAGGAACAGCTCATCCTTGCTGTTCCAGTGGCGGTAGAAGCTGCCCTTGGCGTATCCGGCATGTTCGGTGATTTCCGCCACGGACGTCTGGGCGAACCCCTTTGAACCGAAGAGCGCCACCGCCGAAGCCATGAGTTCGTTCATGGTCTGCTGGGACTTTTCCTGCTGTTTTTTCGCCATGTCTCGTGTTTTCCGTTGGCCCGAAGGCTGAGTTCATCATTATTGACCGACGGTCGCGAAGTGACTTGCGGTCAGAAAATGACCGATGGTCATTCTCAGCCCGAGAGGTAGCAGGGGGGCAGTGGGGTGTCAAGAGGGGATGGGGTACTTGGACGGACAAAAAGCGTTCCGGTCGCAAGATTTTCTTGTAACCATTCTTCGGCGTTGAACGATTGTATTCATGTAACCGAACTGCGTCTGCCACAGGGCCACCAGGTCCTGCTTGCGCCAACCCGTCCGCTTGGGGCACAGTGCGTAGTCGGAACACGATTACTGATAAGGAAGCGATGCCCGGAACACCGGACGACATGCAGATCATTGCCGAGGTCCTCGGCGGTGACGCGGATGCCTTTAAGCTTTTGCTCGAAAGGTACGAGTCCACTGTGGCCCGCGTGGTGGGGTCCCATGTACCGGCGGAAAACGTGACCGAGGTTGTCCATGAGACGTTCATCAGGGCGTACGGCTCCCTGTCCGGGTATGCCCCGGTCAAGCCGTTCGCCAATTGGCTGGTGACCATCGCGTCCCGGAGTTGTCATGATTATTGGCGGGCGCGTTACCGGAGGCGGGAGTCCTCGGCCAGCGACCTGAGCGAAGACGGGCAGGCGTTTCTGGAGAACGCCATGGCTGTGGAGTCCCGGGAGCGGTTTGACGCGCTGGTGCGGCAGACGGAGGCGCAGGAAGTGCTTTCACTTTTGCTGGATCAGCTCGCCCCCATGGACAGGATGGTCGTCACCCTGACCTATCTGGAAGAAAGGTCAGTGAAGGAGACGGCTGCAATGCTCGGCATCAGCGTGCCCAACGTCAAGGTGCGCGCCTACCGGGCCAAACGCAAACTCAAGAGCTTCTTGAAACGGCACGGCATCCAAGGAGGGCTGCATGCATCGTAACGAGAGGACCCCTTTTTTTCGCCTGCTGGGCGCAATTCATGCCCAACGGCGGGTTCCCAGGCTGTCGACCGCGTGGCAAGACGCGGTAATTCGTGAGATTTCGGCTTCCTACCGTCCCCCGGTATCGGAGTTGCTGCGCCTCGCCCCTCGCTTTACCTATGCTGCGGCAACGCTTGCTGTTGTTTGCGCAGTGGCCGCAGGGCCGGTCTTGAATGGGCTTTCCAATGAATTGCATTCGCTTTACGCGAACCATGTGTACGCGCTGAACCCGCTGTCATTCTTGAATCTCTAGGACGGGAACCATGAGCAAATGGAGAGTGTGGACCGCCTTTCTGACGGTTTTTGTCTGTGGTGTACTTGTGGGCGTGACCGGCCTTGGGTTGTTCCTGCGGCAGCACTTCAGACCGCCGGAGGATCCTTCGGCTTTCAGGAAGGAGATGCGCGAGCGGGTGCTTACGGACCTTCGGGAGGAGGTGCGGCCGTCGCCCGGAGCCATGGCTGCCATCGCCGAGATAGTGGATGCGACACAGGACGAGTTGGAGGCCATCCGCGAGGAGACGTTTCCCCGCGTCGAAGCCGCATTCGCAAAGGGCAAGGAGCGGATTAGCGAGCACCTGACGCCGGAGCAGCGTAAGCGCTTCGAAGTCCTGCTCGAAAAGCGGCACAAAGGCGAGATGGGCCTTTTCAGACTTCCTCCGCCCATGCCGCCTCGTCCGGGCATGCCTTAGGCATCCGCCGTAGGACGGACGGGGAGGAGTGGCTCTCTCGGTCCGGCTTCTCCCTGTTTATTTGCAGAGCGGTCCGGAGCCGGGGGCCAACCCGGCAAGGTAACCGGTAGCCGCATCTATCTGTCCAGCATCCAGCTTGGCGCCCTTGGCGACCATCTTGGACACTGTTCCCTTCCAGGCTCCTGGGCTTTTCACTCCCAGGTTGAGACAGATCCGTTTGGCCGAATGGCATGCGGTGCAGGCCTTTTTCAGCGTCGGGCCCATGTCGGCGGCTCCGGCCATGGCGGCGAACAGGAAAAAGCTGAGGCAGGCAAAGACTGCCGTGATGTAGTGCATACGAGTCGTTTTCATCAGGTACTCCCTTGTCTTGTGGCAGGCCGCACACGGAAAGCAAGGTTTGCGGTCACTTGATCATGTTTACGCCATCGGTACGGGAAAGTACAGATTCCAGTATCGGAAGGTATGATGTAGTCCCATTGCCAACGTACCCGGGGCGAAACCTCGGCTAAAACATTCCCCCTTGTCCCGCCAACCGAAAATTGCTAAATCTGACCACCTTGCCCCGCCGCATCTCAAGGGCGGCAGTCCGCAGGGACAATATGGAAGCGTTTCGGCACCGGTGTGTCGCTTGGTCTTCAAAACCAATGTACGGCAGTGATGTCGTAGGCAGGTTCGACTCCTGTACGCTTCCGCCAATCGATCATAAGGGCCTGTTATGCAGGCCTTTTCCCTTTAAGGCCACCTAACACCCTGTTCTCGCAACACAAACTAGGACGCTTTTAGGACGATCCAACGTCAAATCGACCTAGTGCGAGGCCATCATGAGCGACTACCTGACGCTCCAAGGGACGACCTACCACTTTCGCTACTTCATCCCGGAACCGCTACAGCCGACCATCGGGAAGAAGGTCATTAAAATCAGCCTGAAAACGGGCCGTAAACGCCTTGCCAAGCGTAAGGCCGGGCAGTTAGCCTCTGCCGTCAGAAAATTCCTTGAGCGGGCAATGAGGAGCAAATCCATGGACAAGCAGCAACTTCAGCGAAACCTTCGCACTTACCTGAAATACTTGGTCGAGCTTGACGACTTTCTCCGCTCCGCTCCCGTTGAGATCGAAGACGACGCTGGCCTGTCCACCTTTTTTCTCGACCAAGTCACTGAGAGCATGAAGAAAGCCGACAACGCGAGCATCAAGCCCTTCATCGACGAATTCTTGTCCATGAGCGGGTTCGCCCCGATCCCCGTTGACACCCTTGAGTACAACCTCCTCGCACGGCAGATGCATAAAGTCATCGTCCAGTTCGCCCACGTCGGCAAACTCCGAGCGGAAGGAGACGTCATCGCAGAGCAGGAGTATCTCGACAAGCTGTTCCCCGACGAGGCCTTTACCGCACATGCCCGGCCTGCCGCTTCGCCTCTCCCTGCCCCCCTTGCGGTAACGCCTCCTCCTGTTCCCGAATTCGATCCAGAACCCATTGAAGAACTGATCGTGGACTTCATCAATGCCAGTGAGAAGACGCCTGAGACGAACGTGAAATACGAATTCACCATCAGGGAGTTCATGGCGATCACGGGTGCCGTGCATATCGAGGACGTGAACCACCCCATGATGCGCGAGTACGTCGAGGTGCTGAAGGCTCTACCACCGAACTACACGAAGAACTTCCCGAATCTGTCCGTCGTGGAGGTATCAAGGCTCGAACA encodes the following:
- a CDS encoding HlyD family secretion protein; translation: MTNEKATGTAGKKGFFAGRSALGRRKTFGLIAVVALVLCVVVGYPLYLRIISHESTDDAFVEAQVVSISPRVAGHVANVLVTDNQRVEKGDLLAEVDPRDFEVALKIAEAKCASAAAAMQEAEAIASAAGKVMEQKRAALSSYVAELAQARAGVAEFEAGNNRDKSDLERMKKIAQAGAVSRQEYDHARAQAAVSRAKLNSAHRLVETQSARTIQAQAAIGAAEDELHQAQAQVEIKAADLREAEAEVERARLNLSYAHITAPCSGYVTKKTVEPGAYVQVGQQLFAIVNSDVWVVANFKETQISDMRPGQPVEIEVDAYPGVPFKGHVDSIQRGTGSRFTLLPPENATGNFIKVVQRVPVKIVLDAEAGNDGYLLAPGMSVVPSVDISAGSGDERMSARSEQSGTAVR
- a CDS encoding DHA2 family efflux MFS transporter permease subunit, whose protein sequence is MSLFKSPEETSPAERWTIAFTVVFGAFMAVMDTSVVNVSMPHMMGSFGTDLSAVTWVATSYSIAEIIMVTMSGWWSALLGRKNFYLASFALFTVGSVLCGTATTFPQMIIYRVIQGIGGGALIPVSQAILRETFPPAQQGIAMALYGMGVVLAPALGPICGGWLTDMWGWPWIFYINVPVCAVGMVLTMKFVHDPPYLRRGIRFVDWLGIGLLTVFLTGMQVVLERGQEEQWFDSTLIRYWTVATLLSLVVLIFWEWRCKEPVVNLRVFKDKNLVLGSVMGLIFGVSLFGTTFVLPQFTQKILGYPAFESGLALAPRAMVLMIFMPVAGWAYQKVGAKPLVMAGITIIVWSYYDLMQLSVQAGFFDLVPPLLIMGVGMPFMFVPLSTVSLCTVDRSLVTDASSIYTLARRVGGNIGYSLVAVLLDRGITSHRTYLADHVSALDPTSQEYLAKLAQALQAKGASALQASQLALGLLEKKLMRQATMLAYNDISFIFGCLFFLLVPMVFYLPGKAQVLALAGKKKSKS
- a CDS encoding TRAP transporter large permease is translated as MDPTTAGIIGIAIMVFLFMTRMPVAFVMMLVGFVGFSLLTSWKGGLNLMSRNIYDAFASYELSTIPLFILMGQIAFNSGISRRLYNTAYHFLGDIRGGLAMATVSACTAFGAVCGSSPATAATMSTVGIPEMKRYGYANSLSAASVASGGGLGMIMPPSVVLIIYGVLTEQSIGALFVSGILPAILLTILFIIGIYLQCKMNPALGPKGGSFTTREKLKSLANLIDTIIIFVLVIGGLFLGWFTPTEAASIGVIGVLALAAVKRQLTWEGFVNSLYETLRTSCMVLVLIAGAVVFGKFLAVTRIPFDIANWVSAFDMPPFAIMGAIILIYFIGGCFMDSLALIMLTIPVFFPVVTGMGYDPIWFGIIIVLVTEMGVITPPVGINVYVVYGMCQKIAPDVTLEEVFKGILPFMLSIIVGIALLFLFPQIILFLPGLMY
- a CDS encoding TRAP transporter small permease; translated protein: MEATKAALQRKPSLLDRLEGVMRKIAATCLMGMALVTGADVFMRGVFNTPIFGSEEIVSILGIIVVGFALPYAHYQKSHIGVEILVRRLSRRTREALKLLTNSATLALVAIITWRMFLYAQSQAESGEVSMNLELPEYLVIYVLSFGFCAYTLCLLADIIKFFKKREA
- a CDS encoding TRAP transporter substrate-binding protein, whose protein sequence is MKKTLTTLLAVAVLCVALPSLAQAEVTLTYSTFFPPTNHQAKLADEWCKEVEKRTNGEVKVQFYPGQTLTKAPQCYDGVVEGISDVGFSCLAYSRGRFPTMAAVDLPMGYKTAAQATTTANAVYEHFKPAELDDVEVMYFHGHGPGLLFTTDKPVKTLEDMQNLKIRSTGNSAKLVKALGGTPVAKSMSENYQLLQKGVVDGSMHPIESNKSFKLGEVCKFGTDSFDVAYTTVFFIVMNKGKWNSLDAKTQETIREINREWAVKHAQAWDDADVIGRQFLKDQGGEIVSLTPEESAKWVKAAQPVLDSYVQTADEKGLDGKAILEFTRSTLK
- a CDS encoding TRAP transporter substrate-binding protein; its protein translation is MKKLSLTLVAFFALSVALTSLAWAEVTLSYSNFFPPTHIHSKLAEQWCKEVEKRTDGKVKINYYPGSTLTKAKQNYDGVVEGISDIGMSCLAYSRGRFPTMAAVDLPMGYASGVQATQVANAVYKKFDPKELSDVQPMYFHAHGPGLLFTTEKPVAVMEDLAGLKIRATGNSAKLIKALGGTPVAKSMSENYQLLQKGVVDGSIHPVESNKGWKLAEVVKFGTESFSVGYTTTFFVVMNKDKWDALDAETQKIISEINDEWALKHGQAWDEADAEGKAYFLEKGGKFIPLSAEESARWAKAAQPVMREYEKNVAEKGIDGKAVVEFIEAEMAK
- a CDS encoding TetR/AcrR family transcriptional regulator, which gives rise to MAKKQQEKSQQTMNELMASAVALFGSKGFAQTSVAEITEHAGYAKGSFYRHWNSKDELFLCIVEQKLKSYREAREAKVKQASNLEEAMNVIWDFLETIVNDRNWSCIFLEFTVYSATSEILRKLMNKSIYRLSNEIFADLVRDHVETDFPPEKIGALNTALFEGYLIQHTLDNDVLTFREIREAAIELALKNGTIKGSGPEDGCPPATS
- a CDS encoding RNA polymerase sigma factor; this translates as MPGTPDDMQIIAEVLGGDADAFKLLLERYESTVARVVGSHVPAENVTEVVHETFIRAYGSLSGYAPVKPFANWLVTIASRSCHDYWRARYRRRESSASDLSEDGQAFLENAMAVESRERFDALVRQTEAQEVLSLLLDQLAPMDRMVVTLTYLEERSVKETAAMLGISVPNVKVRAYRAKRKLKSFLKRHGIQGGLHAS
- a CDS encoding DUF6538 domain-containing protein → MSDYLTLQGTTYHFRYFIPEPLQPTIGKKVIKISLKTGRKRLAKRKAGQLASAVRKFLERAMRSKSMDKQQLQRNLRTYLKYLVELDDFLRSAPVEIEDDAGLSTFFLDQVTESMKKADNASIKPFIDEFLSMSGFAPIPVDTLEYNLLARQMHKVIVQFAHVGKLRAEGDVIAEQEYLDKLFPDEAFTAHARPAASPLPAPLAVTPPPVPEFDPEPIEELIVDFINASEKTPETNVKYEFTIREFMAITGAVHIEDVNHPMMREYVEVLKALPPNYTKNFPNLSVVEVSRLEHDKTVTARTVNDKIGVMGRFFRWAINQGYMTTNFADGKRLPKGKPQHSTHEAYTIEDLRKMFAAPQYVNDSFRSPYQFWMVPLALYTGARQSELAQLRCDDLYKADDLWCIRIRPDDEDDSSRVKTVNAIRTVPLHPVLTDELNFPAFVERVHKAGHDRVFPEIKPRQGKYGKVVSQWFNDRFKKKLDIQPPRAGFKKDFHSFRNTFIDAAKQARVPIEMVEETVGHASALGNRQQSMSGDYYASDYNEWIRYEELMLKVNFDVKLSHLTNSKYHPGKK